A DNA window from Betaproteobacteria bacterium contains the following coding sequences:
- a CDS encoding glutathione S-transferase family protein yields the protein MRYELYYWPDIQGRGEFVRLALEEAGVDYLDVARLPARRGFGTPALLRFLDGESGARPPFAPPFFKAGRQVIGQTANILHFLGPRLGLAPRSEVDRAWLHQLQLTVGDLVSETHDTHHPIAVGLYYEEQKAEARRRAADFLHARLGKFLDYFERVLARNPRRGGWTVGGKISYVDLSIFQVVAGLRYAFPRAMSKGAHPRLDGLHARVAERPNISAYLASARRVSFSEADIWRHYPELDVELPGG from the coding sequence ATGCGTTACGAACTCTATTACTGGCCCGACATCCAGGGGCGCGGCGAATTCGTGCGTCTCGCCCTGGAGGAGGCAGGGGTCGACTATCTGGACGTTGCGCGGCTGCCGGCACGGCGCGGCTTCGGCACGCCGGCGCTGCTGCGCTTCCTCGATGGGGAGAGCGGTGCGCGTCCGCCCTTCGCGCCACCGTTCTTCAAGGCGGGGCGCCAGGTCATCGGGCAGACCGCGAACATCCTGCATTTTCTCGGACCGCGGCTCGGCCTCGCGCCGCGCAGCGAGGTCGATCGGGCCTGGCTGCACCAGCTCCAGCTCACGGTCGGCGATCTCGTCTCCGAGACCCACGATACTCACCACCCGATCGCCGTCGGCCTCTACTACGAAGAGCAGAAGGCGGAAGCGCGCAGGCGCGCTGCGGATTTTCTGCACGCGCGTCTCGGCAAGTTCCTCGATTACTTCGAGCGCGTGCTGGCGCGCAATCCGCGGCGCGGCGGGTGGACGGTCGGAGGCAAGATCAGCTACGTCGACCTGTCGATCTTCCAGGTCGTGGCAGGGCTGCGTTACGCCTTTCCGCGCGCCATGTCGAAGGGCGCGCATCCGAGGTTGGATGGTCTGCATGCGCGGGTGGCGGAGCGTCCCAACATCTCGGCATACCTCGCCTCGGCCCGGCGCGTGTCGTTCAGCGAAGCCGACATCTGGCGGCACTATCCGGAACTCGACGTGGAACTCCCCGGCGGTTGA